A region of Legionella donaldsonii DNA encodes the following proteins:
- a CDS encoding zinc-dependent peptidase, with amino-acid sequence MFQWIKNWWHGYLIRHSAITDMEWQTAFRNLSLLHRLSEDEKIKLKKLAILFLHYKSLEGAGGFEITSAVRIAIALQACLPILNLGLDWYEGWVSVIIYPGAYRRENVEVDECGIVHQGVANLSGESWQHGPVILSWGDTLNHSENDGSNVVIHEFAHKLDMLNGKANGLPPLHRWMSVRQWATVFNRAYADLEIQLEQHKTIPINPYALTSPAEFFAVFSEIFFERPMVIKRYYPEVYELMRRFYRQNPLRPPEK; translated from the coding sequence ATGTTTCAATGGATAAAAAATTGGTGGCATGGGTATCTAATCAGGCACTCAGCGATCACCGATATGGAATGGCAAACTGCTTTCAGAAATTTATCGTTGCTCCATCGTTTAAGTGAGGACGAGAAGATAAAGTTAAAAAAATTAGCTATTTTATTTCTTCACTATAAGTCCCTGGAAGGTGCGGGAGGTTTTGAAATAACCTCCGCTGTACGCATAGCCATCGCGCTGCAGGCTTGTCTGCCAATCTTAAATCTTGGATTAGACTGGTATGAAGGATGGGTTTCCGTAATTATCTATCCTGGCGCTTACCGCAGGGAGAATGTTGAAGTGGATGAATGTGGCATAGTCCACCAGGGCGTGGCGAATCTGAGTGGTGAATCCTGGCAACACGGTCCGGTCATTTTGTCCTGGGGGGATACCTTAAATCACAGTGAAAATGATGGTTCTAATGTAGTGATTCATGAATTTGCACATAAATTAGATATGCTCAACGGAAAAGCCAATGGTTTGCCACCACTCCATCGATGGATGTCGGTACGACAGTGGGCAACGGTTTTCAATCGCGCCTATGCCGACTTGGAAATCCAGTTAGAACAGCACAAAACGATTCCCATTAATCCCTATGCATTGACCTCCCCGGCCGAGTTTTTTGCTGTTTTTAGCGAGATTTTTTTCGAGAGGCCGATGGTTATTAAACGGTATTATCCTGAGGTTTATGAGTTAATGAGGAGATTTTACCGCCAGAATCCATTGAGGCCGCCAGAGAAATGA
- a CDS encoding hydroxyethylthiazole kinase, which produces MTPKIRDILIKIREQRPFILNMTDYFPVDLVANGVRSIGALPIMNNARQEVEELLNLSRAVVINLGKLDNDFIKLCNHICKTANQFKIPIILDPVGAGASHYRTDTAIEIINNHAISVIRAYPSEIDGLLTGQIGLQNHSATNLTVMTEKAQRLAGKYKLTVVVSGKRHIVADKDKVDSFNFDSNLLQRVAGIGSLLSAIIGVFHSVEEDRYIAARNAVEFYAHCVGPTSCDAPGPASLITRIIDKLYINSSEALIQSL; this is translated from the coding sequence ATGACGCCGAAGATAAGGGACATTCTAATTAAAATTAGGGAGCAACGACCTTTCATACTCAATATGACGGACTATTTCCCGGTCGACCTGGTAGCGAATGGAGTGCGAAGTATCGGTGCATTACCTATTATGAATAATGCCAGGCAAGAAGTAGAGGAGTTACTGAACCTATCCAGGGCGGTTGTGATTAATCTGGGAAAACTGGACAATGATTTTATCAAACTGTGTAATCACATCTGTAAAACAGCCAATCAATTCAAAATCCCTATTATTTTAGATCCGGTAGGTGCGGGGGCCAGTCACTATAGAACGGATACCGCCATCGAAATTATCAATAATCACGCTATTTCCGTTATTCGCGCTTATCCCAGTGAAATTGACGGTTTATTGACTGGGCAAATCGGGCTGCAAAATCATAGTGCCACCAATCTCACGGTCATGACTGAAAAAGCTCAACGATTAGCAGGGAAATACAAGTTAACGGTTGTTGTCAGTGGAAAAAGACATATTGTGGCTGATAAGGATAAAGTGGACTCTTTTAATTTTGACTCCAATCTGCTGCAACGAGTAGCTGGTATAGGCAGTTTGCTTTCCGCCATTATTGGCGTTTTCCACTCAGTCGAGGAAGACCGGTACATCGCTGCTAGAAATGCAGTGGAGTTTTATGCCCATTGCGTTGGCCCCACTTCCTGCGATGCCCCTGGCCCAGCTTCTCTAATTACAAGGATTATTGACAAACTATATATCAATTCATCTGAAGCGTTAATTCAGTCATTGTAA
- the msrB gene encoding peptide-methionine (R)-S-oxide reductase MsrB produces the protein MAYTPQFNKSEQLKKLNPLQYDVTQNEGTEKAFDNPYWDNKAEGIYVDIISGEPLFSSKDKYDSGTGWPSFTKPIDASYLVLHADRRYFFIVRTEVRSKYANSHLGHVFQDGPKPTGLRYCMNSAALKFIPKEKMEQAGYGEYLYLFKD, from the coding sequence CTGGCTTATACGCCTCAATTTAATAAATCAGAACAACTTAAAAAGCTTAATCCCTTGCAGTATGACGTGACTCAAAATGAAGGAACAGAAAAAGCCTTTGATAATCCTTATTGGGATAATAAAGCAGAAGGGATTTATGTTGATATTATTTCGGGGGAGCCCTTGTTTAGCTCCAAAGATAAGTATGATTCAGGAACAGGATGGCCCAGTTTTACAAAACCAATCGATGCGTCCTATCTGGTTTTGCATGCTGATAGACGTTATTTCTTCATTGTACGAACAGAAGTTCGTTCTAAATACGCAAACTCCCACTTAGGCCATGTCTTTCAAGATGGCCCCAAACCAACCGGGTTACGCTATTGTATGAACTCTGCCGCCCTGAAATTTATTCCGAAGGAGAAAATGGAACAGGCCGGTTATGGAGAATATCTTTATCTCTTTAAAGATTGA
- a CDS encoding NAD(P)-dependent alcohol dehydrogenase yields MRNVGETVAVGCLVGSCQTCASCQDGLEQYCETGQVFTYNSPEKETGGMTYGGYSDSIVVNQDFVLKVPASLDVKAVAPLLCAGITTYSPMRHWNVKKGDKVGVIGLGGLGHMAIKIAHALGAEVTMVTTSPDKEKDARRLGASKVLISTDAEMMAQFANYFDFMINTIPRTHDLNPYLNLLKRDGTMVIVGAVEILQSPLDTRPLVFGRKCVAGSLIGGIKETQEMLDFCAKHKVLPDIEMIPIQKINEAYERMLKSDVKYRFVIDMASLKQ; encoded by the coding sequence GTGCGAAACGTAGGTGAAACCGTTGCGGTTGGATGTCTTGTCGGCTCCTGTCAGACATGCGCCAGCTGTCAGGATGGACTGGAGCAATATTGCGAGACTGGGCAAGTATTCACTTACAATAGCCCCGAGAAAGAAACGGGTGGTATGACCTATGGCGGTTATTCCGACAGCATTGTCGTCAATCAGGATTTTGTTTTAAAAGTACCTGCCTCCCTGGATGTTAAAGCCGTTGCTCCCTTACTTTGTGCCGGGATTACCACGTATTCACCAATGCGTCACTGGAACGTTAAAAAGGGAGATAAAGTAGGTGTGATTGGCTTAGGTGGCTTGGGACACATGGCGATTAAAATTGCCCATGCACTGGGTGCGGAAGTCACTATGGTAACCACCTCGCCAGATAAGGAAAAAGATGCCAGGCGCCTGGGTGCATCCAAGGTTTTAATTTCTACTGATGCAGAAATGATGGCTCAATTTGCCAACTATTTTGATTTTATGATCAATACCATTCCCAGGACTCATGATCTCAATCCTTACCTGAACTTATTAAAGCGCGATGGCACGATGGTTATTGTTGGCGCAGTGGAGATACTTCAATCACCATTAGATACGCGTCCTTTAGTTTTCGGGCGCAAGTGTGTTGCCGGATCACTGATTGGTGGAATTAAAGAGACGCAGGAAATGCTGGATTTTTGTGCTAAACATAAGGTATTACCGGATATCGAAATGATCCCGATCCAAAAAATTAATGAAGCGTATGAACGTATGTTAAAGAGTGATGTGAAATATCGTTTTGTTATTGATATGGCCTCATTAAAACAATAA
- a CDS encoding IS1634 family transposase yields the protein MLNRDTVSSEQLGHLGLVAATIRELGIIERIDARLELNEKKGGVVSYGRRVAAMVINGLGFMNSRLYMTPHFFQDKPVAQLLGSELDAAHLNDDSLGRCLDKIAEYGVTRLYSELAFEIAREKNLLSQRLHLDSTSFVLYGRYDTEEAAPGIAQPDYGYSKANRSDLKQVMLSLVQGGAANIPLWMEALDGNSSDKTSFQETVRRVQAFTQSIHGMPDGLCFVVDAAFYVPEQLASLNNVFWITRVPAQLNEAKVLLNKPCDALTWEPFDANYRGSVHETVLYGIPQRWVLIESQQARLRELKTFQRHLDKKSQELIKSLWHLGHQVFQCPDDAKQALKPLIKSLKYHQIHYEILPVERHTGKGRPKPGAQKMVIGYQIQACLSTCLERVGAKKETLGRFILASNQCDSSLLNNHAMLQQYKEQSCVESSFKFMKNNAFELDSFFLKTPERITALMMVMTLCLMVYNFAQAHIRQCLKEHDEALPNQLGKPVQNPTMKWIAELMNVIAVVTILTNDQKHRVVTNLKPVHQQIISYFGQYALEIYGLAAESARGTGFSCLAIEQNNYKNRLSWCET from the coding sequence ATGCTGAATCGAGATACAGTAAGTTCAGAGCAATTGGGGCATTTAGGACTTGTTGCAGCAACGATTAGAGAATTAGGGATAATAGAGAGAATTGATGCACGCCTTGAGTTAAATGAAAAAAAAGGAGGCGTGGTAAGCTATGGTCGTCGAGTAGCGGCGATGGTTATCAATGGGTTGGGTTTTATGAATAGCCGGTTGTATATGACGCCGCATTTTTTCCAAGATAAGCCTGTGGCTCAACTGCTTGGTTCAGAACTAGACGCGGCACACCTGAATGATGACAGTCTTGGTCGCTGCCTGGATAAAATCGCAGAATACGGTGTGACCAGGCTTTATTCGGAATTGGCTTTTGAGATTGCCCGAGAAAAAAATTTACTAAGCCAGAGACTGCATTTAGACAGTACAAGCTTTGTTCTTTACGGCCGCTATGACACAGAAGAGGCCGCGCCCGGGATTGCGCAACCAGACTACGGATATTCCAAAGCGAATCGCTCTGATCTAAAGCAAGTGATGCTGTCACTAGTACAAGGAGGAGCTGCGAATATCCCCTTATGGATGGAGGCCTTAGATGGGAATAGTAGTGATAAAACAAGTTTCCAAGAGACGGTTAGGAGGGTGCAAGCGTTTACACAAAGTATTCATGGGATGCCTGATGGCCTTTGTTTTGTGGTTGATGCCGCCTTTTATGTTCCAGAGCAGTTGGCAAGCCTCAATAACGTGTTTTGGATAACCCGAGTACCTGCACAGCTTAATGAAGCCAAAGTATTGTTGAACAAGCCTTGTGATGCTCTGACCTGGGAGCCGTTTGATGCAAACTATCGTGGAAGTGTTCATGAAACGGTTCTTTATGGTATTCCACAACGCTGGGTTTTGATTGAGTCGCAACAGGCGAGGTTGCGAGAGCTAAAGACTTTTCAGAGGCATTTGGATAAAAAATCTCAAGAGCTCATTAAATCCTTATGGCATCTTGGTCACCAGGTCTTTCAATGTCCTGACGATGCAAAGCAGGCATTAAAACCGCTCATCAAATCACTCAAATACCACCAAATTCATTATGAGATTCTACCTGTTGAACGCCATACAGGGAAAGGTCGCCCAAAACCTGGAGCTCAAAAAATGGTGATTGGATATCAAATACAAGCCTGTCTTTCTACCTGTCTGGAGAGGGTGGGTGCTAAAAAAGAAACACTGGGACGCTTTATTTTGGCCAGTAATCAATGTGATAGCTCGCTATTGAATAATCATGCCATGCTTCAACAATATAAAGAGCAATCCTGTGTCGAATCAAGCTTTAAATTCATGAAAAACAATGCCTTCGAACTGGACTCTTTCTTCCTTAAAACACCTGAGCGAATTACAGCCTTGATGATGGTAATGACGCTTTGTCTCATGGTGTACAATTTTGCTCAAGCTCACATCAGGCAATGCTTAAAGGAGCATGATGAAGCACTTCCCAATCAGCTGGGTAAGCCAGTACAAAATCCCACAATGAAATGGATTGCTGAGCTGATGAACGTGATAGCTGTTGTAACCATCCTGACAAACGATCAAAAACATCGTGTGGTAACTAATCTAAAACCAGTACATCAACAAATCATTTCTTATTTTGGTCAGTATGCTCTTGAAATCTATGGACTTGCCGCAGAATCTGCGCGTGGCACAGGCTTCTCCTGCCTGGCTATTGAACAGAATAATTATAAAAATCGTTTATCTTGGTGCGAAACGTAG